In Anaerolineales bacterium, the genomic stretch AAACTGCCCAGGAATTGGGGATCAAGCAATTGATTTTCTCTGATGCCCAGCAAAAGCAGGAAAACCAGATCTCGGCCATGCGTGCTTGCATCCAGCAGGGCGTCAATGTGATCGGACTGCCCCCGGTGGTTGAAGATGGGTGGGAAGCAGTGTTGACCGAAGCCCACAATGCCGGTATCCCCGTCATCATCGTGGACCGTAGCGTTAGCGCCGATCCTTCGTTGTACGCGGCGCACATCGGCTCCGATATGGTGTTGGAAGGCGAACGAGCTGCCGAGGAATTCAACAAACACTTCCCCGATGGCGCGGCGATCCTCGAGCTTTCTGGAACGACCGGCTCTGGTGCAGCAGTCGGCCGCGCAGAAGGCTTCCGGGATAAACTCAATGCCAACATCACCATTCTGGATTCTCAGACGGGTAACTTCACTCGTGCGGAAGCTCTTCCTGTGATGCAGGCCTTCCTGAGAAAATATGAAGCCGGCACGGATTTCCAGGGCATCTTCATTCACAACGACGACATGGGAATCGGCGCCATCGAAGCCTTGAAGGCAGCAGGCATCAACCCAGGAGATCTCTTTATCGTGTCTGTGGACGGCACTCGCGGTGGCTTCCAGGCCATGGTCGACG encodes the following:
- a CDS encoding ABC transporter substrate-binding protein, producing the protein MKIVRSVLMTVVIVAVVAACASTATTTAPEAAAPAAPAESMPFGAADCAPDCTYADMTFCYPQLGAESDWRTANSASIKETAQELGIKQLIFSDAQQKQENQISAMRACIQQGVNVIGLPPVVEDGWEAVLTEAHNAGIPVIIVDRSVSADPSLYAAHIGSDMVLEGERAAEEFNKHFPDGAAILELSGTTGSGAAVGRAEGFRDKLNANITILDSQTGNFTRAEALPVMQAFLRKYEAGTDFQGIFIHNDDMGIGAIEALKAAGINPGDLFIVSVDGTRGGFQAMVDGWFQADVECNPLLGPQVLEMALKLMNGEPVDREVLTNETVYYPDNAAELLPTRKY